A single window of Microbispora hainanensis DNA harbors:
- a CDS encoding AMP-binding protein — protein sequence MTRTYTDLKPTFADTGSWTSPKVLRHQASCRPDATFLIAPEEGRQWTYAEMLEAAERVSGGFLAAGASTGDRVLIMAANSSQFIRTWLGSAVAGLVEVPINTAYEGEFLRHQSMTVGPRWAVIDDVFAERFAAIREHVASIEKFWVVDTGRADAALEILRGNGWAAESWNAFEEATPKAGEEPAPSDLASIFFTSGTTGPSKGVAMPHAQMYFFGDEVVSLTRLTAEDTYFTCTPLFHGNAQFMAAYPAMIAGARLVVRPKFSASRWIDHLREHDVTVTNLLGVMMDFVWKQPPRDEDRDNRLRAVFAAPTASSILREFKDRFGIEAFVEVFGLTETSAPILSPYGEERPPGAAGLQAADWFDIRLVDPETDEEVPVGEVGELVVRPKHPWTCSMGYYGMPDKTVEAWRNLWFHTGDALRKDADGWFYFVDRYKDALRRRGENISSYEVEQAILQHDAVLECAVIGVAAGIEAGEDEVMAVIVTSRPVDAAEIWSFCEGKIPAFAVPRFIRFVDALPKTPSEKVRKAALRDEGVTSATHDRTALGRH from the coding sequence ATGACCCGCACGTACACCGATCTCAAGCCGACCTTCGCGGACACCGGTTCGTGGACCTCGCCCAAGGTCCTGCGGCATCAGGCGTCGTGTCGCCCGGACGCCACGTTCCTGATCGCGCCCGAGGAGGGGCGGCAGTGGACCTACGCCGAGATGCTCGAGGCCGCCGAGCGCGTCTCGGGCGGGTTCCTCGCGGCCGGCGCGTCCACGGGAGACCGTGTGCTGATCATGGCGGCCAACTCCTCCCAGTTCATCCGCACCTGGCTGGGCAGCGCGGTGGCCGGCCTGGTGGAGGTGCCGATCAACACGGCGTACGAGGGTGAGTTTCTGCGGCACCAGAGCATGACGGTGGGGCCGCGGTGGGCCGTCATCGACGACGTCTTCGCCGAGCGGTTCGCCGCCATCCGAGAGCACGTCGCGTCGATCGAGAAGTTCTGGGTGGTCGACACGGGCCGGGCCGACGCGGCGCTGGAGATCCTCCGCGGCAACGGCTGGGCCGCCGAGTCGTGGAACGCGTTCGAGGAGGCGACGCCGAAGGCGGGGGAGGAGCCGGCCCCCAGCGACCTGGCGTCGATCTTCTTCACGTCGGGCACGACCGGGCCCTCCAAGGGCGTGGCGATGCCGCACGCGCAGATGTACTTCTTCGGCGACGAGGTGGTCTCCCTCACCCGGCTGACCGCTGAGGACACCTACTTCACCTGCACCCCGCTGTTCCACGGCAACGCCCAGTTCATGGCGGCCTACCCCGCGATGATCGCCGGCGCCCGCCTCGTGGTCCGGCCCAAGTTCAGCGCGAGCCGCTGGATCGACCACCTGCGGGAACACGACGTCACGGTGACCAACCTGCTCGGCGTGATGATGGACTTCGTCTGGAAGCAGCCGCCGAGGGACGAGGACCGGGACAACAGGCTCCGCGCCGTCTTCGCCGCGCCGACCGCCTCGTCCATCCTGCGGGAGTTCAAGGACCGCTTCGGCATCGAGGCGTTCGTCGAGGTCTTCGGCCTCACCGAGACCTCGGCCCCGATCCTGTCGCCGTACGGCGAGGAGCGTCCGCCCGGCGCCGCCGGTCTGCAGGCGGCCGATTGGTTCGACATCCGGCTGGTCGACCCGGAGACCGACGAGGAGGTCCCGGTGGGCGAGGTCGGCGAGCTGGTGGTCCGCCCGAAGCACCCCTGGACGTGCAGCATGGGCTACTACGGGATGCCCGACAAGACCGTCGAGGCGTGGCGGAACCTGTGGTTCCACACCGGCGACGCGCTGCGCAAGGACGCCGACGGGTGGTTCTACTTCGTCGACCGCTACAAGGACGCGCTGCGCCGGCGCGGCGAGAACATCAGCTCCTACGAGGTCGAGCAGGCGATCCTCCAGCACGACGCGGTGCTCGAGTGCGCGGTGATCGGTGTCGCGGCCGGCATCGAGGCGGGGGAGGACGAGGTGATGGCCGTCATCGTCACCTCCCGCCCGGTCGATGCCGCGGAGATCTGGAGCTTCTGCGAGGGCAAGATCCCCGCCTTCGCGGTGCCCCGGTTCATCCGGTTCGTCGACGCCCTGCCCAAGACGCCGTCGGAGAAGGTGCGCAAGGCCGCGCTCCGCGACGAGGGCGTCACCTCCGCGACCCATGACCGCACCGCGCTCGGCCGCCACTGA
- a CDS encoding SDR family NAD(P)-dependent oxidoreductase, producing the protein MSSRLDGRIGVVIGGGSGMGRAIGHRLAEEGVKVYVADLSGEAAEAVAKEIEQRGGRAVPAQVDATSVAELRALYARIEAEEGVLHIVHNQVGMPGAGGLDVSEEEFQRNIDVNVKSVFYSATLAFDLLKRADKKASITMTASTSALVGSPFSPIYSLTKSALVGFTRALALVGAPDGIRVNCIAPGTVHTPMLASFFGRERGADVSALTKEFVAGIPLGRGAQPEEIASVVAFLASDDASFVTGITVPIDGGLTAK; encoded by the coding sequence ATGTCCTCACGACTTGACGGCCGGATCGGCGTGGTGATCGGCGGCGGATCCGGCATGGGCCGGGCCATCGGCCACCGGCTCGCCGAGGAGGGCGTGAAGGTCTACGTCGCCGACCTCAGCGGCGAGGCAGCGGAGGCGGTGGCCAAGGAGATCGAGCAGCGGGGCGGCAGGGCCGTGCCCGCCCAGGTCGACGCGACCAGCGTCGCGGAGCTTCGCGCGCTCTACGCGCGGATCGAGGCGGAGGAAGGCGTCCTGCACATCGTGCACAACCAGGTCGGCATGCCCGGCGCCGGGGGCCTGGACGTCTCGGAGGAGGAGTTCCAGCGCAACATCGACGTCAACGTCAAGAGCGTCTTCTACAGCGCCACGCTGGCGTTCGACCTGCTGAAGCGGGCGGACAAGAAGGCCTCCATCACGATGACGGCCTCGACGTCGGCGCTGGTCGGCTCGCCCTTCAGCCCCATCTACTCGCTGACGAAGTCGGCCCTCGTCGGGTTCACCCGCGCGCTGGCGCTGGTGGGCGCCCCCGACGGCATCCGGGTCAACTGCATCGCCCCCGGCACCGTGCACACGCCGATGCTCGCCTCCTTCTTCGGCCGGGAGCGCGGTGCGGACGTGTCGGCGCTCACCAAGGAGTTCGTGGCGGGCATACCGCTCGGCCGCGGCGCCCAGCCGGAGGAGATCGCCTCGGTCGTCGCCTTCCTGGCCAGCGACGACGCCAGCTTCGTCACCGGGATCACGGTCCCGATCGACGGCGGCCTGACGGCCAAGTGA
- a CDS encoding acyl-CoA dehydrogenase family protein, with product MPDGESEEQRALRESAAQVAKERYAPRAEEWDLNRTPFPHDERRYLGSLGYLGIALPERFGGAGASLKEALIVVEELAKECRPAAFQVFEANTGPAQVINLLGAEEQRQRYLPGIISGDATMAVAISEPDAGSAATDMTTRATKSGGTLTINGLKRWISNGSEADHYLVYARMSDESGAKGIGAVIVDADTPGVSFGKRERLMGFRGIPSADVIFDDVQVPVENLLIGPGGFRKLFTAFSIERLGNATMSLALGQAALDRSIAYVQEREQFGKPLIEFQSIQMALADMLLQVEAARQLIRRAVENAGDGLPNPLEVSLAKCTANEMAKRVTDLAMQLHGGNGYTEEYGIERMHRDAHGWALAGGTPTMQRIRIVSELLGRGFNQRS from the coding sequence ATGCCCGATGGGGAAAGCGAGGAGCAGCGAGCGCTACGCGAGTCGGCCGCTCAGGTGGCCAAAGAGCGCTACGCGCCGCGGGCGGAGGAATGGGATCTGAATCGCACCCCGTTTCCGCACGACGAGCGACGCTATCTGGGGAGCCTGGGATATCTCGGCATCGCCCTGCCGGAGCGCTTCGGCGGCGCGGGGGCTTCGCTGAAGGAGGCCCTGATCGTCGTGGAGGAGCTGGCCAAGGAGTGCAGGCCGGCCGCGTTCCAGGTCTTCGAAGCCAACACCGGCCCCGCTCAGGTGATCAACCTCCTCGGCGCGGAGGAGCAGCGGCAGCGCTACCTTCCCGGGATCATCAGCGGCGACGCCACCATGGCGGTGGCGATCTCCGAGCCCGACGCCGGCTCGGCCGCGACCGACATGACGACCCGGGCCACCAAATCGGGCGGAACGCTCACGATCAACGGCCTCAAGCGATGGATCTCCAACGGCAGCGAGGCCGACCACTACCTGGTGTACGCCCGCATGAGCGACGAGTCGGGCGCCAAGGGCATCGGAGCCGTCATCGTGGACGCGGACACCCCCGGGGTCAGCTTCGGCAAGCGCGAGCGGCTGATGGGGTTCCGCGGCATTCCGTCCGCCGATGTGATCTTCGACGACGTGCAGGTGCCGGTGGAGAACCTGCTGATCGGCCCGGGCGGCTTCCGCAAGCTGTTCACCGCCTTCTCCATCGAGCGTCTCGGCAACGCGACGATGAGCCTCGCCCTCGGCCAGGCCGCCCTCGACCGCAGCATCGCCTACGTGCAGGAGCGGGAGCAGTTCGGCAAGCCTCTGATCGAGTTTCAGAGCATCCAGATGGCGCTGGCCGACATGCTGCTGCAGGTGGAGGCGGCCAGGCAGCTCATCCGGCGGGCCGTCGAGAACGCCGGCGACGGCCTGCCGAACCCCCTTGAGGTCTCGCTCGCCAAGTGCACGGCCAACGAGATGGCCAAGCGCGTCACCGATCTCGCCATGCAACTCCATGGGGGGAACGGCTACACCGAGGAGTACGGCATCGAGCGGATGCACCGGGACGCGCACGGATGGGCGCTCGCCGGCGGCACGCCCACCATGCAGCGCATCCGGATCGTCTCCGAGCTGCTGGGCCGCGGTTTCAACCAGCGGAGCTGA
- a CDS encoding thiolase family protein: MPTAVIIDAVRSPMGRGKQSGALAGIHPVDLLAQVLSALVERQGVDPGLIDDVLVGCVGQAGEQSATPGRQALLAAGFPEHVPSVTIERKCGSGQQAIDFAVQGVVAGAYDMVIAAGVESMSRVPMGSARMGQDPLGVGVRARYPLLVPQGLSAELVADKWSLSRARLDEYAARSHALAARAARTGGFGDEIVPITLPDGGVVDRDETIRPDTTPERLAALAPAFAKSPDAAHFPDLEFKITAGNSSQITDGASALLITSEERARQLGLRPRARIVASAVCGDDPLLMLTGPIAATAKVLARAGLSIHDIDAAEVNEAFASVPLAWRAEHPIDEAKLNPRGGAIALGHPLGASGCRLMTTMINHLEQSGGRLGLQAMCEAGGMANASIVEILPH; the protein is encoded by the coding sequence GTGCCAACTGCCGTGATCATCGACGCCGTCCGGTCCCCCATGGGCCGCGGCAAGCAGTCCGGGGCCCTGGCCGGGATTCACCCCGTCGACCTCCTCGCACAGGTGCTGTCGGCCCTCGTGGAGCGCCAGGGCGTCGACCCCGGCCTGATCGACGACGTCCTGGTGGGGTGCGTGGGCCAGGCGGGCGAGCAGTCGGCCACCCCCGGACGCCAGGCCCTGCTCGCCGCCGGGTTCCCTGAGCACGTGCCGTCCGTGACCATCGAGCGCAAGTGCGGCTCCGGCCAGCAGGCGATCGACTTCGCCGTCCAGGGCGTCGTCGCGGGGGCGTACGACATGGTGATCGCGGCCGGGGTCGAATCGATGAGCAGGGTCCCCATGGGTTCGGCCCGCATGGGCCAGGACCCCCTCGGCGTGGGAGTGCGGGCCCGCTATCCCCTGCTCGTGCCGCAGGGCCTGTCCGCGGAGCTCGTGGCCGACAAGTGGTCCCTGTCGCGGGCACGGCTCGACGAGTACGCCGCCCGATCGCACGCGCTGGCCGCGCGGGCCGCGCGCACCGGCGGCTTCGGCGACGAGATCGTCCCGATCACGCTGCCGGATGGCGGCGTCGTGGACCGCGACGAGACGATCCGGCCGGACACGACCCCGGAACGGCTGGCCGCCCTGGCTCCGGCCTTCGCGAAGAGCCCCGATGCGGCCCACTTCCCCGACCTGGAGTTCAAGATCACGGCGGGCAACTCGTCCCAGATCACCGACGGCGCGAGCGCGCTGTTGATCACCAGCGAGGAGCGCGCCAGGCAGCTCGGCCTGCGACCCCGGGCCCGCATCGTGGCGTCCGCCGTCTGCGGTGACGACCCGTTGCTGATGCTGACCGGGCCGATCGCCGCCACCGCCAAGGTGCTCGCCCGCGCCGGGCTGTCGATTCACGACATCGACGCCGCCGAGGTCAACGAGGCGTTCGCGAGCGTGCCCCTCGCCTGGCGGGCCGAGCACCCGATCGACGAGGCCAAGCTCAACCCGCGCGGCGGCGCGATCGCCCTGGGACACCCGCTGGGCGCCTCCGGCTGCCGCCTGATGACGACCATGATCAACCACCTCGAGCAGAGCGGCGGGCGGCTCGGGCTGCAGGCGATGTGCGAGGCGGGCGGCATGGCCAACGCCTCGATCGTCGAGATCCTGCCCCACTGA
- a CDS encoding SDR family NAD(P)-dependent oxidoreductase → MNLANSSAVVTGGASGLGLATVRRLTKAGVFVVIADLPTSAGTEVAAGFDGQAAFVPADVTDPEALSAAFDKAEEHGPLRTLVHCAGRGATVRVVERDGNPGSLEVYENIVRINLVGTFNALRLAAARMVANEPVDGERGVCVLTASVAAWEGQIGQIPYASAKAGVVGMTLVAARDLARKLVRVNTIAPGVFDTPIMSRHPQEVKDRLAASTPHPARLGQPDEFAALALHILENPMLNGETIRLDGAIRMQAR, encoded by the coding sequence ATGAATCTCGCCAACAGTTCGGCCGTCGTGACCGGAGGCGCCTCCGGTCTCGGCCTGGCCACGGTGCGGCGGCTGACGAAGGCCGGTGTCTTCGTCGTCATCGCCGACCTGCCGACCTCGGCGGGCACCGAGGTCGCCGCCGGGTTCGACGGGCAGGCGGCCTTCGTCCCCGCCGACGTGACCGACCCCGAGGCGCTGTCGGCCGCCTTCGACAAGGCCGAGGAGCACGGCCCGCTGCGTACGCTGGTGCACTGCGCCGGCCGCGGCGCCACGGTGCGGGTGGTCGAACGCGACGGCAACCCCGGCTCGCTGGAGGTCTATGAGAACATCGTCCGGATCAACCTCGTCGGGACCTTCAACGCGCTGCGGCTCGCGGCGGCGCGGATGGTCGCGAACGAGCCGGTCGACGGCGAGCGAGGGGTCTGCGTGCTCACCGCGTCGGTCGCGGCGTGGGAAGGCCAGATCGGGCAGATCCCGTACGCCTCCGCCAAGGCCGGGGTGGTCGGCATGACCCTGGTGGCCGCCCGCGACCTCGCCCGCAAGCTCGTCCGGGTGAACACCATCGCCCCCGGCGTCTTCGACACCCCGATCATGAGCAGGCACCCGCAGGAGGTGAAGGACCGGCTCGCCGCCTCGACGCCGCACCCCGCCCGGCTCGGCCAGCCGGACGAGTTCGCGGCCCTCGCCCTGCACATCCTGGAGAACCCGATGCTGAACGGCGAGACCATCCGGCTCGACGGCGCGATCAGGATGCAGGCGCGATGA
- a CDS encoding crotonase/enoyl-CoA hydratase family protein: MSEQPVLTERRGNVLVVTINRPAARNAINTAAAEAIAAAMARLDEEPTLFASVITGAGGTFCAGMDLKAFLAGERPSVPVRGFAGIVESPPDKPIIAAVEGYALAGGFEIALACDLIVAAENAKFGLPEVKRSLVAGGGGLMRLSERIPYYKAMEWALTGDLVDAARADEAGLINRLVPAGQALEAALELAGRIAANGPLAVRASKQIIMKARDWDSSVAFDEQRKLSEPVRSSEDAREGARAFTEKRAPRWRGR; encoded by the coding sequence ATGAGCGAGCAGCCGGTCCTCACCGAGCGGCGCGGCAACGTCCTCGTCGTCACGATCAACCGCCCCGCCGCGCGCAACGCGATCAACACCGCCGCCGCCGAGGCGATCGCCGCGGCCATGGCGCGCCTCGACGAAGAGCCCACCCTGTTCGCTAGCGTGATCACCGGGGCGGGCGGCACGTTCTGCGCCGGCATGGACCTCAAGGCGTTCCTCGCCGGCGAGCGCCCCTCCGTCCCGGTGCGCGGGTTCGCCGGCATCGTGGAGTCGCCGCCGGACAAGCCGATCATCGCCGCCGTCGAAGGGTACGCGCTGGCGGGCGGCTTCGAGATCGCCCTCGCGTGCGACCTCATCGTCGCCGCGGAGAACGCCAAATTCGGGCTGCCGGAGGTGAAGCGCAGCCTGGTCGCGGGCGGCGGCGGTCTCATGCGGCTGTCGGAGCGCATCCCCTACTACAAGGCGATGGAATGGGCCCTCACCGGTGACCTCGTCGACGCGGCCCGCGCCGACGAGGCCGGTCTGATCAACCGGCTCGTCCCCGCCGGGCAGGCGCTGGAGGCCGCGCTCGAACTGGCCGGCCGCATCGCGGCCAACGGGCCGCTGGCCGTACGCGCCAGCAAGCAGATCATCATGAAGGCCCGCGACTGGGACTCGTCCGTCGCCTTCGACGAGCAGCGTAAGCTCTCCGAGCCGGTGCGCTCCTCGGAGGACGCCCGTGAGGGTGCCCGGGCCTTCACCGAGAAGCGAGCGCCGCGGTGGCGCGGACGTTGA
- a CDS encoding LLM class flavin-dependent oxidoreductase → MEFGILMGDERVEVPPREHLDLLLRVAEAAQRNGFTYLTIGQHFLYDGYRWMQPVPLLSRLSAELDEGVRLGTSIIIGPLYHPIMLAEELATLDILTGGRLVVAVGTGYLPHEYERMGVPFKERYQRLEESLNLLRQLWSQDRVTFSGKFWQIEDAPVHIKPLQQPAPPIWLGAQKEFGVRRAARLGETWTVTPQQTVEQTDALARVFAAERNALGLPLNQLPLRRELMIGADRDDALNRFAAVARGKYEAYADRGMQALSQEQVRARFNATVQDHVILGDAEECRQQIREVAQRLPIGPLLVRPHWPGMSADEAVAWLDEVGREIVEPLREVQPVKFADFLNP, encoded by the coding sequence ATGGAGTTCGGCATCCTCATGGGCGACGAGCGGGTCGAGGTGCCTCCGCGCGAGCACCTCGACCTGCTGCTGCGCGTGGCCGAGGCCGCGCAGCGCAACGGCTTCACCTATCTGACGATCGGGCAGCACTTCCTGTACGACGGCTACCGGTGGATGCAGCCGGTGCCCCTGCTGTCCCGGCTGTCGGCCGAGCTCGACGAGGGCGTGCGGCTCGGGACGAGCATCATCATCGGCCCGCTTTACCACCCGATCATGCTGGCCGAGGAGCTGGCCACACTCGACATCCTGACCGGCGGCAGGCTCGTGGTCGCGGTCGGCACCGGCTACCTGCCGCACGAGTACGAGCGGATGGGCGTGCCCTTCAAGGAGCGCTACCAGCGCCTGGAGGAGTCGCTCAACCTCCTGCGGCAGCTCTGGTCGCAGGACCGGGTGACGTTCTCCGGCAAGTTCTGGCAGATCGAGGACGCGCCGGTGCACATCAAGCCGCTGCAGCAGCCGGCTCCGCCGATCTGGCTGGGCGCGCAGAAGGAGTTCGGCGTGCGCCGCGCCGCGAGGCTGGGCGAGACGTGGACGGTGACGCCGCAGCAGACGGTTGAGCAGACCGACGCGCTCGCCCGGGTGTTCGCCGCCGAGCGCAACGCCCTCGGGCTGCCGCTCAACCAGCTTCCGCTGCGCCGCGAGCTGATGATCGGCGCGGACCGCGACGACGCGCTGAACCGCTTCGCCGCCGTCGCCCGCGGCAAGTACGAGGCGTACGCCGACCGGGGCATGCAGGCCCTGTCGCAGGAGCAGGTGCGGGCGCGGTTCAACGCCACCGTCCAGGACCACGTGATCCTGGGTGACGCGGAGGAGTGCCGGCAGCAGATCCGCGAGGTGGCCCAGCGGCTGCCGATCGGGCCGCTGCTGGTGCGCCCGCACTGGCCCGGCATGTCGGCCGACGAGGCCGTGGCCTGGCTCGACGAGGTCGGCCGGGAGATCGTCGAGCCGCTGCGCGAGGTGCAGCCGGTGAAGTTCGCCGACTTCCTCAACCCTTGA
- a CDS encoding nuclear transport factor 2 family protein yields MSAVSSLEDRVRRLEDRKAIEELAVLYGFIMDERDEEGIRQIFCEDATLRSQDGVFAAEGIEEIVKTYLGRFAALGPTNHFSHGHVIRFDANDPDMATGLLASHAEVTRDGVAMQVALRYKDVYRRVDGKWRFADRLMSYMYYMPIAELPGGLGDRDSMRAYGDRRPADWPEVLYSESGNSFLRDYV; encoded by the coding sequence ATGTCGGCAGTGAGTTCCCTGGAGGACCGCGTCAGGCGGCTCGAGGACCGCAAGGCGATCGAGGAGCTGGCCGTGCTGTACGGCTTCATCATGGACGAGCGCGACGAGGAGGGCATCCGGCAGATCTTCTGCGAGGACGCGACGCTCCGCTCACAGGACGGCGTCTTCGCCGCGGAGGGCATCGAGGAAATCGTGAAGACCTACCTCGGCCGCTTCGCCGCGCTCGGGCCCACGAACCACTTCTCGCACGGTCACGTGATCCGCTTCGACGCGAACGACCCCGACATGGCGACCGGGCTCCTCGCCTCGCACGCGGAGGTGACCCGGGACGGCGTCGCCATGCAGGTCGCGCTCAGATACAAGGACGTCTATCGCCGCGTGGACGGCAAGTGGCGCTTCGCGGATCGCCTGATGTCGTACATGTACTACATGCCCATCGCCGAACTCCCTGGGGGGCTGGGTGACCGCGACAGCATGCGGGCGTACGGCGACCGCCGCCCGGCCGACTGGCCGGAGGTCCTGTACTCCGAGTCGGGCAACTCGTTCCTCAGGGACTACGTGTAG
- a CDS encoding cytochrome P450, translated as MVHFDHNSPEHAADPVGAYRALRATHPVAWTEAHGGYWVLSDYESVFEAARDDYTFSSARSPHGGEGLSVVIPKTPMVLHIPIEIDPPDFRKYRKLVNMLTAPAAVGRMLDMIEHYTRWFIDRVIETGECDFAEIIGVPSIVTIDWLGLPVDEWERYSSAHRATLAAFTDSPEYRRAVEVDLPYLHKQMADVITERRQNPADDAISFLVRQEVDGRPLTDDEVFSIVDLLISGGVGTTASLVGQTLVWLYQHQDVRQRLIDDPSLLDRAIEEFLRYFSPTQALARTVTKDVEFKGCPMKAGDRVLLSWASANRDEKAGFDDPDELNIDRWPNRHTAFGIGQHRCAGSHLGRAMAKSLIGQILERMPDYTIDLDGLVRYARQGVNIGFHKIPARFTPGPRRLPRDDQAK; from the coding sequence GTGGTTCATTTCGACCACAACTCCCCTGAGCACGCGGCCGACCCCGTCGGCGCCTACCGAGCGCTGCGCGCCACGCACCCTGTCGCCTGGACGGAGGCACACGGCGGCTACTGGGTGCTGTCCGACTATGAGAGCGTGTTCGAGGCGGCCCGCGACGACTACACCTTCTCGTCGGCGCGTTCGCCCCACGGCGGGGAGGGGCTGAGCGTGGTCATCCCGAAGACGCCGATGGTCCTGCACATCCCGATCGAGATCGACCCTCCGGACTTCCGCAAGTATCGCAAGCTCGTCAACATGCTCACGGCTCCCGCCGCGGTAGGCCGGATGCTCGACATGATCGAGCACTACACGAGGTGGTTCATCGACCGTGTCATAGAGACCGGCGAGTGCGACTTCGCCGAGATCATCGGTGTTCCCTCCATCGTGACGATCGACTGGCTGGGGCTTCCGGTCGACGAGTGGGAGCGCTATTCCTCGGCGCACCGCGCCACCCTCGCGGCCTTCACCGACAGCCCGGAGTATCGGCGGGCGGTCGAGGTGGACCTTCCCTATCTCCACAAGCAGATGGCCGACGTCATCACCGAGCGGCGGCAAAACCCCGCCGACGACGCGATCAGTTTCCTGGTGCGGCAGGAGGTCGACGGCAGGCCGCTCACCGACGACGAGGTCTTCTCGATCGTCGACCTGCTGATCTCGGGGGGCGTCGGCACCACCGCCTCTCTCGTGGGGCAGACCCTCGTGTGGCTCTACCAGCACCAGGACGTCCGCCAGCGCCTCATCGACGACCCGAGCCTGCTCGACCGCGCGATCGAGGAGTTCCTGCGCTACTTCTCGCCCACGCAGGCGCTGGCCCGTACGGTCACCAAGGACGTCGAGTTCAAGGGCTGCCCGATGAAGGCGGGCGACCGGGTGCTGCTCTCGTGGGCCTCGGCCAACCGGGACGAGAAGGCCGGCTTCGACGACCCCGACGAGCTGAACATCGACCGCTGGCCCAATCGGCACACCGCCTTCGGCATCGGGCAGCACCGCTGCGCCGGCTCTCACCTGGGGCGGGCCATGGCCAAGAGCCTCATCGGCCAGATCCTGGAGCGGATGCCCGACTACACGATCGATCTCGACGGGCTGGTCCGTTACGCCCGCCAGGGTGTCAACATCGGCTTCCACAAGATCCCGGCGCGCTTCACCCCCGGCCCGCGCCGGCTGCCCCGGGACGACCAGGCCAAGTGA
- a CDS encoding ferredoxin: MRVSVDLNVCQGHGVCYMTNPEIFQPREEDGQALVVIDEIPADLQDAAVLAQQSCPERAISVTE; this comes from the coding sequence ATGCGGGTGTCCGTCGACCTGAACGTCTGCCAGGGGCACGGGGTCTGCTACATGACCAACCCGGAGATCTTCCAGCCACGGGAGGAGGACGGTCAGGCGCTTGTCGTCATCGATGAGATCCCCGCCGACCTTCAGGACGCCGCGGTCCTCGCTCAGCAGAGCTGCCCCGAGCGCGCCATCAGCGTCACGGAATGA
- a CDS encoding enoyl-CoA hydratase/isomerase family protein produces the protein MTSVKTEVVGSALWIRLNRPERRNAYDEAMAREIAEILDDAAAYRAVVVTGEGGSFCAGGALSNLSRPTKSEMRRLYSASLKLFDAVRGCPRPVIAAVNGPAAGGGNELIVACDLAVAGRSATFGQTGPRVGSAPVTGATNVMGVQIGEKRAKELSLLCRRYSAEQALDMGLVNAVVDDDQVEATARAWCEELAALSPRYLEIAKISSNIWWNAARDSFSNGVGMLIQAIGSEDMIEGATAFLEKRKPTFAAPE, from the coding sequence GTGACAAGCGTCAAGACAGAGGTCGTCGGCTCCGCCTTGTGGATCCGGTTGAACAGGCCCGAGCGGCGGAACGCGTACGACGAGGCGATGGCCCGCGAGATCGCCGAGATCCTGGACGATGCCGCCGCCTACCGGGCGGTGGTGGTGACCGGCGAAGGCGGGAGCTTCTGCGCCGGCGGCGCGCTGAGCAACCTCAGCCGGCCGACGAAGAGCGAGATGCGTCGACTGTACAGCGCCTCACTGAAGCTGTTCGACGCGGTGCGTGGTTGCCCGCGTCCGGTGATCGCGGCGGTCAACGGCCCCGCGGCCGGCGGCGGCAACGAGCTTATCGTCGCGTGCGACCTGGCCGTGGCCGGGCGCTCGGCCACGTTCGGCCAGACCGGCCCGCGCGTCGGCAGCGCACCGGTGACCGGGGCGACGAACGTCATGGGCGTCCAGATCGGCGAGAAGCGCGCCAAGGAGCTGTCGCTGCTGTGCCGCCGCTACTCCGCCGAGCAGGCGCTCGACATGGGCCTGGTCAACGCGGTCGTGGACGACGACCAGGTCGAGGCGACCGCCCGCGCGTGGTGTGAGGAGCTCGCCGCGCTCAGCCCCCGCTACCTCGAGATCGCGAAGATCAGCTCGAACATCTGGTGGAACGCCGCGCGCGACTCCTTCAGCAACGGCGTGGGCATGCTCATCCAGGCCATCGGCAGTGAGGACATGATCGAGGGCGCCACGGCCTTCCTCGAAAAGCGCAAGCCGACGTTCGCCGCCCCCGAGTAG